In Deinococcus psychrotolerans, the genomic window GCCGGATTTCAGCGCAGCTTCCGGGTGGCGCTGTGGGGGCTGATCGGCGTGGTGTTTGCCATGTTCGTGCCAGGCTGGTTCGGCGCGGCTCCGCTGGGTCTATTTGACATCGTGCAGGTGCTGCTGCTCTCCAGCTTTGCCATGTACGGCAACCACGCCGGATTCCGTCAGGGCATTTCTCAGCAGCGCTTGGAAGAAGTGCAACTGGAAAAAGAGAAACTGGCCGCCGACGCCGAGCGCGAACGGATTGCCCGCGATCTCCACGATCTGCTGGGCCATACCCTCAGCGTGATCGTGCTGAAAAGTGAACTGGCCAGCAAGTTGGCCGAGAAAAATCCGGCGCGGGCCGCTCAGGAAATCCGCGAGGTGGAGCGCATCTCCCGCGAAGCGCTGAGCGAAGTCCGCGCCGCCGTGCAGGGCTACAAAGGCAGCGGCCTGAGCGCCGAATTGGCCCGCAGCAAAGTGGCCCTCGACGCGGCGGGCGTGCGGCTGATTCTAGAGCGGCCCCCGCTGGAGTTGCCGCCCGCCACCGAAGCGGGCCTGAGCATGGTGCTGCGCGAGGCCGTGACCAACGTGGTCAGGCACGCCCGCGCCAAAACCTGCACCATCCGGATTGAAGAGCAAGAAAGTGCGTATTGGCTGGAAGTCACCGACGACGGAGTAGGCGGCGCAACTCCCGAGGGCAGCGGCCTGACCGGAATGCGCGAGCGGGTGCGGGCGCTGGGCGGCGAACTCAGGCGAGAAGGGGAGAGCGGCACACGGCTGAGCGCCAAGTTTCCCATTCAAATCCCGAGTGCGCTGCCCAATTTGGGTAAAGTCAGGGCATGATTCGTATTCTGCTGGCCGAAGATCAGGCGCTGGTGCTGGGCGCACTCTCGGCCCTATTATCGCTGGAAGATGACCTGAACGTGGTGGGCGGCGCGGCTAACGGCGAGCAAGCGCTGGAACTGGCCCTTTCACTCAAGCCGGATGTGCTGGTCACCGACATCGAAATGCCCCGGATGAGCGGCTTAGATTTGGCCGCCAAGGTGCGTGAGGCTCTGCCCAGTACCCGCGTCATCATCGTGACCACCTTTGCCCGCAGCGGTTACCTGCGCCGCGCCCTGGACGTGGGCGCACGCGGCTACCTGCTCAAAGACGCGCCCGCCGCCGAGCTTGCCGACGCCATTCGCCGGGTTTTTGCGGGTGGGCGGGCGATTGATCCTACGCTGGCCGAGGGAGCCTGGGAAGCCGAGTCGCCGCTGACCGAGCGCGAGCGGCAAGTCTTGGCCGCCGCTGAAAGTGGGGCCAGCACCGCCGCAATGGCCCAGATGCTCAAGCTCTCGGAGGGCACGGTCAGGAATTATCTGTCGGAAGCGATTGGCAAGCTGGGCGCGGGGGGCCGGGTAGAAGCAGCGAAGGCCGCGCGGGAGAAGGGCTGGCTGTGAGGATCACCGAGCTTGAACTCGCCTGCCGTGACCCTGACAGCCAGCGGCGTTTTTATGTCGGGGGACTCGGCTTGCCACTGCTGGACAGCACCGCTACTTCGTTCACGGTTCAAGTCGGTCACACCCGCCTGAACTTTCAGCAGCGGCCTGAGATGCAGGGGGCGTATCACTTCGCTTTCAACATTCCTGAAAACCAGTTGGCAGCGGCTAAACATTGGATTCAGGAGCGGGCGACATTGCTGCAAGAAGATGGCAACGATGAATTTAGCGCCAACCCTGATTGGAACGCCCAGATGTTCTACTTCTGTGACGCGGACGGCAACGTTTTGGAGTGCATCGCCCGTCACCGCCTCACCAATACTTCAGATCAGGCGTTCGGCCCAGAGAGTTTGCTGAGTGTCAGCGAGATCGGATATGCGGTGGAAGATGTGGCGCAAAGCGCGGCAGGCCTTCAGCAGCAACTGGGGCTGGACGTGTTCGGCACAGCCTCGAACGCCTTCACGCCGCTGGGAGACGACGAGGGCTTGCTGATCGTCGTCAAACTCGGAAGGGCCTGGTTCCCGACTCGGCAGGCAGCGCAGCGTCTACCCGTGACGCTCACGCTTCAAACCCGTTCATCTAGCTCGGCACAGCGCATAGATTTGTTCTGAAAATCCGGCCCTCTCAGAGAAAAGCATCCCACTTACCTCTGAAACGCGTCCTACTTCCCGAACCGCCGTTTACGGTCTTGAAAGTCGCGCAGGGCACGCAAAAAGTCCACGCGGCGGAAGCCCGGCCAGTAGACATCACAAAAATAAAATTCGCTGTAGACGCTTTGCCACAGCATAAAACCCGACAGCCGAATTTCGCCGGAAGTGCGGATAATAAAATCGGGGTCGGGCACACCTGTGGTGTACATCTGGGCGCTGAGGTGGTCGGGGTGCAGCTCGGCGGCGACTTCGGCTACGCTGCGGCCTGCCACGCTCTGGGTTTCCAAGTGCGCTTTGACGGCGTCCACGATCTCTTCGCGCCCGCCGTACCCCACCGCGATGTTGAGCAGCATGCCGTCGTAGTGGCGGGTTTTTTCCTCCAACTCGCCGAGCGCCGCCGTCACCTCAGCGGGAAAGTCGTGGTGCTGCCCAATCGCCCGCACCCGCACCCTGTTGCCGTGAATGCGCTTGTCAATGGATAAATTGCGGGCTTCGCGCTCAAACAGCTTCATCAAGTGGGCCACTTCGGCGGGGTCACG contains:
- a CDS encoding response regulator transcription factor; this translates as MIRILLAEDQALVLGALSALLSLEDDLNVVGGAANGEQALELALSLKPDVLVTDIEMPRMSGLDLAAKVREALPSTRVIIVTTFARSGYLRRALDVGARGYLLKDAPAAELADAIRRVFAGGRAIDPTLAEGAWEAESPLTERERQVLAAAESGASTAAMAQMLKLSEGTVRNYLSEAIGKLGAGGRVEAAKAAREKGWL
- a CDS encoding sensor histidine kinase, with the translated sequence MPSERKQEKWGRFWRLFPLVWLVYLYFPISGVLGSSQPETVKLLTVLGVVVFVWLWTQLYNQREARVRHVRHTETHQFWVLAAYVWCLVMFAGLTLLPGLLSGNGFTFLVYGAAVAGFQRSFRVALWGLIGVVFAMFVPGWFGAAPLGLFDIVQVLLLSSFAMYGNHAGFRQGISQQRLEEVQLEKEKLAADAERERIARDLHDLLGHTLSVIVLKSELASKLAEKNPARAAQEIREVERISREALSEVRAAVQGYKGSGLSAELARSKVALDAAGVRLILERPPLELPPATEAGLSMVLREAVTNVVRHARAKTCTIRIEEQESAYWLEVTDDGVGGATPEGSGLTGMRERVRALGGELRREGESGTRLSAKFPIQIPSALPNLGKVRA
- a CDS encoding VOC family protein, which encodes MRITELELACRDPDSQRRFYVGGLGLPLLDSTATSFTVQVGHTRLNFQQRPEMQGAYHFAFNIPENQLAAAKHWIQERATLLQEDGNDEFSANPDWNAQMFYFCDADGNVLECIARHRLTNTSDQAFGPESLLSVSEIGYAVEDVAQSAAGLQQQLGLDVFGTASNAFTPLGDDEGLLIVVKLGRAWFPTRQAAQRLPVTLTLQTRSSSSAQRIDLF
- a CDS encoding isoprenyl transferase, which encodes MSTRSKSSNSLIRSGAKTALKLRDAAATPLYWWYAQHLERQVKAHARLPQHLGLILDGNRRFAKVAGMQRELGYEFGIDKAHEVLQWCLELGIPVATIWVLSTDNVKRDPAEVAHLMKLFEREARNLSIDKRIHGNRVRVRAIGQHHDFPAEVTAALGELEEKTRHYDGMLLNIAVGYGGREEIVDAVKAHLETQSVAGRSVAEVAAELHPDHLSAQMYTTGVPDPDFIIRTSGEIRLSGFMLWQSVYSEFYFCDVYWPGFRRVDFLRALRDFQDRKRRFGK